TCGAACTGGGTGATCACCGCGCCGTCCTGCGGGCGGGCCATGATCGGCACGATGTCGATCAGCGGCTCGCTGGACATGATCACGCCGGCCGCGTGCACACCCCAGTTGCGGATCTGGCCCTCGAGGCCGACCGCCGTCTGGTAGATCGTGCGGACGTCGGCGTCGGACTCGTAGAGCGCGCGGAACTCGCCGCCGTCGTTGTAGCGCTTGTGCTCGGGGTTGAAGATCTCCTTGAGCGGCACGCCCTTGCCCATGACGTCGGGCGGCATCGCCTTGGTGATCTTGTCGCCGATCGCGAAGCCGTGGTCGAGAACCCGGGCGGCGTCCTTGATCGCGGCCTTGGCCTTGAGCCGGCCGAAGGTGGCGATCTGCGCGACGCGCTCGGCGCCGTACTTCTCGGAGACGTACTGGATGACCTCGCCGCGCCGCGCGTCGTCGAAGTCGATGTCGAAGTCGGGCATCGAGGGGCGCTCGGGGTTGAGGAAGCGCTCGAAGAACAGGCCGTGCTCGAGGGGGCACAGGTCGGTGATGCTCAGGGCGTACGCCGCGATCGAGCCCGCACCCGAGCCACGACCCGGGCCCACCCGGATGCCGTTGCGCTTGGACCACTGGATGAAGTCGGCGACCACGAGGTAGTAGCCGCAGTAGCCCTTCTGCGAGACGATCGCGAGCTCCATCTCGACGCGGTCCTTGACCTCCTGGGTCAGCCGGTCGCCGGGGTAGCGCGCCTCGATGCCGCGCCACACCTCCTTGCGGAACCAGGACTCCTCGGTCTCGCCGTCGGGGATGTCGGCGCGGGCCATGTAGCCGCCGGTCGACTCGGTGAACTCGACCGAGCAGCGCTCGGCGATCGCCACCGTGTTGTCGCACGCCTCGGGCATGCCGAACTTCCCGGCCCACAGCTCGCGCATCTCGGCCGCGGACTTGATGTAGTAGCCGCCGCCGTCGAACTTGAGCCGGTTGGTGTCGGAGAGCCGCTTGCCGGACGCGACGCAGATGAGGGCGTCGTGGGCGTCGGCGTCCTCGGGGTTGTTGTAGTGGGAGTCGTTGGTCGCGATCGGCGGGATGCCGAGCTCCTTGCCGAGACGCAGCAGGTCGTCGCGGACCCGCTTCTCGATGGAGATGCCGTGGTCCATCAGCTCCAGGAAGACGGACTCCTTGCCGTAGATGTCCTGCAGCTCGGCCGCCTCGCGGACCGCCTCGTCCCACTGACCCAGCCGCAGGCGGGTCTGGATCGCGCCGCTGGGGCAGCCGGTGGAGACGATGATCCCCTTGCTGTGCTCGGCGAGGATCTCCTTGTCCATCCGCGGCTTGAAGTAGTAGCCCTCCAGGCTCGAGCGCGACGAGAGCCGGAACAGGTTGTGCATGCCCTCGGTGGACTCGGCCCACATCGTCATGTGGGTGTAGGCGCCACCGCCGGCGACGTCGTCGCCGCCCTCCTCGGCCGCGTCGCCCTTGCCCCAGCGCACCCGGCGCCGCTCGCCCCGCTGGGTGCCGGGGGTGATGTAGGCCTCGATGCCGATGATGGGCTGGACGCCGTACTTCTTCGCCTTGGAGTAGAAGTCGTAGGCACCGTGCAGGTTGCCGTGGTCGGTCATCGCGATCGCCGGCATGCCGAGGTCGTTGACGCGGGTGAACAACCCGTCGAGCAGCGACGCTCCGTCGAGCATGGAGTACTCGGTGTGCACGTGCAGGTGGACGAAGTCCCCGGCGTCAGCAGCCATCGGTGGTTCGGCGCTCCTCAGTGATCAAAGGGTGGTCGCTCGGGGAAGAGGACCAGCCTACGTGACGGACGAGGAGACTCTAGGCCGACCCTCCGACAGATCCGGGCGGCCACTCCATCCGCAGGTCCGGCTCCCGCTCCTCGTTGTCCGAGCCGTCGGTGTGCTCGCGCTCGACCAGCCCGCGGGCGGCGTAGAAGGCCCGGGCCGGGGCGTTCTGCTCGAAGACCCACAGGCTGAAGCCGCCGGGGTGGCGTGCCTTCACCAGCTCGAGCAGGGCGCCGCCCACGCCGGCGCCCTGGTGGGCCGGGTCGACGTACAGGTCGTCGAGCCAGGTCCGGGTGAACCGGGCGTAGCCGACGACCTCGCCTGCCGCCTCGGCGACCCAGCTCTCGGCCGTGGCGAAGTTGGCGGCGAGGTAGCTGCGGACCTCCTCGGGCCGGTGGATCCCGGGTGGCATGGCGGCCGCGGCCCGCGCGGCGACCTGGACGGCGGCGATGGCCGGCACGTCGGCAGGGACGGCCGGGCGCAGGAGCAGGCCCGCGCCGCCAGAAGGGTCAGTGGGCGTCACGGATGACCTCGAGCGCGTGCGCGAGGTCGGCGGGGTACGACGACTCGTACTCGACGTACGCATTCGTCTCCGGGTGCTCGAAGCCCAGCTTCACGGCGTGCAGCCACTGGCGCTCGAGCCCGACGCGACGGGCCAGCACCGGGTCGGCACCGTAGGTGAGGTCGCCGACGCAGGGGTGCTTGAGCGCGCTCATGTGCACCCGGATCTGGTGGGTGCGGCCGGTCTCGAGGTGGATCTCGAGCAGGCTCGCGAAGCGGTGCGCCTCGAGCGTCTCGTAGTGGGTGACGCTGTGGCGCCCGTCCTCCATGACCGCGAACTTGTAGTCGAACCTCGGGTGTCGCCCGATGGGGGCGTCGATCGTGCCCTCGAGCGGGTCCGGATGGCCCTGGACCAGCGCGTGGTAGGTCTTGTCGACCGTGCGGCGCCGGAAGGCGTTCTTGAGGACAGAGTAGGCGTGCTCGGACTTGGCGATCACCATCACGCCCGACGTGCCGACGTCGAGGCGCTGGACGATGCCCTCGCGCTCCTTGGCACCGGAGGTGGAGATCCGGAAGCCGGCGCCCGCGAGGTGCCCGACGACGGTGGGACCGCGCCAGCCCGGGGACGGGTGCACGGCGACGCCGACCGGCTTGTCGATCACGACGATCGCGTCGTCGTCGTGGATGATCTTGATACCCTCGACCAGCTCCGGCACGACCTCGAGCGGGTCGGCCTCGGCCGGGATGGAGACGTCGAGCACCGAGCCGCCGAGGACCCGGTCGCTCTTGCCGCTGACCGGCGCCCCGTCGAGCACGACGAGGTCCTGGGCGATCAGCTCGGCGGCACGCGTGCGCGAGACTCCGAACAGCTGGGCCATCGCGACGTCGACGCGCTCGCCGTCGAGGCTGTCGGGGACGGGCAGGCTGCGGTGGTCGACCGTGGTCACGACTCCTCCTCGGCCACGTCGGTTCGGTCCTGCTGGGCACGGCTGCCGTCGAGGCTCACGCCGCGCAGCACCTGGAGCAGGATCAGTCCGACGCCGACGTTGATGCAGATGTCGGCGACGTTGAAGACCGGCCAGTTCGGCAGCATGAGGAAGTCGACGACGTGGCCCTTGAACGGCCCCGGCTCGCGGAGCATCCGGTCGACGAGGTTGCCGTCGATGCCGGCGAGCAGCAGGCCCAGGCCGACCGCCCAGAGCTTGTTGACCACCTTGCGGCTCACCCACAGCACGACCACGGTCGCCACGCAGGCCAGGCAGGTGATGGCGACCGTGAACCGGATGCCGAGGCTGAACGCCGCGCCTGGGTTGTAGGTCAGGTGCAGCTGCAGCAGCTCGCCGACGACCTCGCGGTCGGGCTCGCCCGCAAGGTGGCGCACCGCCAGGACCTTCGCGACCTGGTCGATCGCGACCATGACCGCGGCGACCGCCGCGAAGAGCAGCCAGCTGCGCGGGTGGGCCAGGAAGCGCTCGCCGGTCCGGCCGGGTCCGTCGTCGCGGTGGTCTACCGGCGTTCCTCGCGCTGCTTGCATGTCATGCACAGTGTGGCACGCGGGAAGGCCATCAGCCGCATCTTGCCGATCGGGTTGCCGCACGACTCGCACACGCCGTACGTGCCGTCGTCGATGCGTGCCAGGGCCCGGTCGATCTGGGCCACCTTCTCCCGCTCGTGGTTGAGAACTGTGAGCTCGTGGTCGCGCTCGAAGCTGGTCGCGCCGAGGTCGGCCTGGTCCTGGCCGGCACCGTCACCGGAGTCGCGCAACAGGCCACTGAGGTCGGCCTCCTGCTCCTCGAGGATCCGGGCGCTCGCCTCACGCTGCTCGTGGAGCTCGGCCAGCACCTCGGCGAGCTCGGCGGCCGACCAGGCCTCCTCGTGGTCGAGGACGACCAGGGACGCAGGAGTGGCCTTGCGGGTCGTCGTCCGCTTGGCGGGGGCCGCCTTCTTGGCCGGTGCGGCCTTCTTCGCGGGGGCCGCCTTCTTCGCGGGGGCCGCCTTCTTCGCGGGGGCCGCCTTCTTCGCGGGGGCCGCCTTCTTCGCGGGGGCCGCCTTCTTCGCGGGGGCCGCCTTCTTCGCGGGGGCCGCCTTCTTCGCGGGGGCCGCCTTCTTCGCGGGGGCCGCCTTCTTCGCGGGGGCCGCCTTCTTCGCGGGGGCCGCCTTCTTCGCGGGGGCCGCCTTCTTCGCGGGGGCCGCCTTCTTCGCCGGAGCCGGCGCGGCCTTCTTCACGGCGGCCTTCTTGCCGGCCGTCTTCTTGGCGGCGGCCTTCTTGGCCGGCACCTCCGCGGTGGCGGTCGCCTTCCGTGGACGGATGATCTTCCGGGCGGCGGAAGCGGCCTGACCGGCCAACGACTTCTTCGTGCTGCGGGCCATTGAAGGACTCCTCGAAAGGCGGCGACCCACGCGCCAGCAAGCGGTGGGCGTGCTGCGGAGGGTAACGGGTACGGCGAAAGGGTCCAAGGAGGCGCGCAGGGAGCGAGACCGGGCCGGCCGACCGACCGCCCGGAAAAGACGAACCGGCCGACCCGCGGTGCGGGCCGACCGGTCGGTCGAGCTGTGCGGAGGGCGAGCCGGGTGGCTCAGGCCTCTTCCTCGCCGAGGATGGAGCGCAGCCGCTTGGGTGCGGGGGTCTCCTCGACCGGCGCCAGGGTGTCGCCCGGCGTCTGCAGCGACTCGAGCTGCTGGGTGAAGTAGCTCTTGAGGCGCGAGCGGTACTCACGCTCGAACGAGCGCAGCGTCTCGACCTCGGCCGAGAGCTTGTCGCGCTCCTTCTCGAGGTCGCCGAAGAGCTGGGTGCGGCGCTCGGCGGTCTCGGCGTCGAGCATCTCGGCGCGGGTGCGGGCGTCGGACTCGAGGCGGTCGGCCTTGACCTTCGCCTCGGAGGCGAGCCGGTCGGACTTGGTCCGGGCCTCGCCGACGATCTTGTCGGCCTCGTTCTTCGCGTCCTCGACGAGCTCGTCGGCGTTGCGCGTGGCGATCTCGAGGAGACGCGCGGCGGCGTTGGACGCCTCCGGCACGGTCTCGACCCGGATCGTCTCGACGCCACCGGCGGCGGGGGCGGGCGCGGCGACGGGGGCCGCGACGACGGGCTCGACCGGAGCAGGGGCCACGACGGGAGCGGGAGCCGGGGGCTCGGGCAGGATCTCGGGCACCGGCGCCAGCTGGGTCGGAGCGTCGAAGGACGCGGACGACGACCCGGCCTGCGCGGCCGCGAGCTTCGCGCGGAGGTCGTCGTTCTCCTGGGTCAGCCGAGCGAGCTCAGCCTCGACCTCGTCCAGGAACTGGTCGACCTCGCCCATGTCGTAGCCCTCGCGCAGCCGAACCGGCGTAAAGCGCTTGTTGCTCACGTCCTCTGGCGTCAGGGGCATGGACCTCACCAATCTTCAATAAGTATCTCGACGGTATGTCTTCACGAACCATAGCGCCTGCGCGGGTGAAGGCGGCATCCGCGGCCCGCCACTGGCGTCACAGCAGTATCAGAGCAGAAGGGTGGAACGGTTCACCGACAGCAGCACGTAGGCCAGGATCATGACGAGGATGAAGCTGATGTCGAGGGCGAAGTTGCCGATCCGGATCGGCTTGATCACGCGGCGCAGCCCGTTGATCGGCGGGTCGGTGACGGTGTAGGCCAGCTCCAGGAACACCAGGACCGGACCGCGGGGCTCCCAGGCCCGTGCGAACACCTGCACCCAGTCGGTGATGAAGCGCACCCACAGGAACGCGATGAAGGCGAACAGCACGCCCTCGATGATCCAGCCGACGATCGTCACGGCATCAACCTATCGCTCACTCATGAGCGCCCCGCTCGCACCCACCGGAGACCGAGCGACACGCTCGCGCAGGTCACCACCTACGGACTCGACCGCGTGCGCGGCAGCGCGGCGCGACGAAGGAGCGACGCGCTCGCGCCATCCAACTCAGCTCTGGTTGAAGAAGCCGTCGGCCGCGATCGCCTGCTTGTCCTCGGCCGCGACGGTGACGTTCGGCGGCGAGAGCAGGAACACCTTGTTGGTCACCCGCTCGATGCTGCCGCGGGTCGCGAAGATCAGGCCGGCGGCGAAGTCGACCAGGCGCTTGGCGTCGGCGTCGTCCATCTCGGTGAGGTTCATGATCACCGGGGTGCCCTCGCGGTACTCCTCGCCGATCGAGCGCGCCTCGTTGTAGGTGGTCGGGTGCAGGGTCGTGATCCGGGACAGCTCCGCGACGACCGGCTGCGGCGCGACTGCGACGGGGCGGCGACGCTCGTCGAGGTCGGCCACGCTGCCGGGGGTGCTGCCCGAGACGTTGGACGGTACGGCGCGGACGGGGCGCTCCTGGCGCGGCTCGCGGGTCTCACGACCGCGGGTCCTGTCGGTCGCCTCGTCGCCATAGTCGTCGTAACCAGCCTCGTCATAGCCGGTGTCCTCCAGCAGGCCGAGGTACTCACCGATCCTGCGCATCGCACCGCTCATGACTGTTGCCTCCGTGATCCGCGTCCCCGACTGGGAACGACTGGTGGTGTTGTGGACATTACTGGACCGCAGGCCTCGTTCCGAGGACCGCGGAGCCAATGCGTACGTGTGTCGCGCCGACCGTGATCGCCGCCTCCAGGTCGCCGCTCATCCCGGCCGACAGGACCGTCGCGTCGGGGTGGCGGGCGAGGAAGTCGGCGCGGATCCCGGCCAGCCGGGCGAAGGCCAGCGCGGGGTCGTCGTCGAGCGGCGCGACGGCCATCAGGCCCCGCAACCGCAGCTCGGGGGTGCGGGCGACCTCGTCGGCGAGCGGCGCCAGCGTCGCGGGGTCGGCGCCGGCGCGGTGGTCGCGGCCGGGCGGGTCCAGGCTGACCTGGAGCAGCACGTCGACGACGTGGCCGGCGTCGGCGGCACCGCGGGCCAGCCGCGGGACCAGGGAGGTGCGGTCCACCGACTCGACGACGTCGGCGTAGCGGGCGACGGCCGTCGCCTTGTTGGACTGCAGGCCACCGATGAAGTGCCAGTGCAGGCCGAGGTCGGCGCACTCGGCGGCCTTGGCCTCCGCCTCCTGGTGCCGGTTCTCCCCCACGTCGGTCACGCCGAGCCCGGCGAGCAGCCGGACGTCGGAGGCGGGGAAGTACTTGGTGACCACGACGAGTGCGACGTCGTCGGCCGGGCGGCCCGCGTCGGCCGCCGCGCGCGCGATCCGGTCGCGGACGGCGGCCAGGTTGGCGCGCAGCTCCTCGGCGCGGGTCATGCGAGCCACACCAGCCCGGCGAAGCGACCGGCGCTCTCGCCGTCGCGTCGGTAGGAGTGGAAGGCGGTGTCCTCGAGCGTGCAGCCCGGGACGACGCTCGACGGCACGCCGGCGGCGGCGAGCTGCGCGGCGACGCCGGCGCCGAGGTCGAGCGCGGGCGTGCCCCAGCTCGTCTCGGCGTACGTCGCCGGCACGGCGGCCGCGACCTCGTCGCGCAGGTCGGCGGGCACCTCGTAGCAGCGGCCGCAGACGTGGGGGCCGATCCAGGCGCGGACGTCGCGGGCGCCGAGCTCGCGCATCCTCTCGACGGTCCGGGTGACGACATCGAGCTGGACGCCGCGACGGCCCGCATGGGCGACGCCGACGACGGCGTCGACCGGGTCCGCGAGGACGACCGGGACGCAGTCGGCGACGCGGACCATCAGGCCGAGCCCGCGTCGCGCGGTGACCTGGCCGTCGCCGGTCGGGACGGAGTCGGACGCACCGTCGACGGTGACGACGACGTCGCCGTGGACCTGGTGCAGCCGCGCGAACGGGACGCCGGCCTCCTCCCGCAACGCGGTGAGCGTGCCCGCGAGCCCGTCTCCCTCGCGGACGTCGAGGGACGCGTCGGTGAACGCGACCTCGACCCGGCCCGCGTCAGCGGGGGCCGGGTCGAAGTACACGGACTCACGGAAGGCATACATATGGCCGGTGATCGAGCCTGTCGAGATTCACTTGAGGAAGTCGGGGACGTCCAGGTCGTCGCCGTCGTCGAACTGCATCGGCGCCGGGTTGGTGCGGGCACCGACCGGCTGCGGCTCGGCGGGCGTCGCGGGGGCCTCGCGGGTCTGGGCGGGCTGGGCCGCCTGGGCGGGCTGGGCGGGCTGGGCGGGCGCCGTGCGCGCGGGGGCCGGGGTGGCCGGCGCCTGCTGTGCCGGGCGGCGTACGGCGGTCTCATCGCGACGCTTGGGCAGGCCGCCGTCGAAGCCGGCCGCGATCACCGTCACCCGGACCTCGTCGCCGAGGGCGTCGTCGATGATCGTGCCGAAGATGATGTTGGCGTCGGCGTGCACCGCGTCGGCCACCATCGCCGCGGCCTCGTTGATCTCGAAGATGCCGAGGTCGGAGCCACCGGCGATCGAGAGCAGGACACCGTGGGCGCCGTCGATCGAGGCCTCGAGCAGCGGGCTGCTGATCGCCATCTCGGCGGCGGCGAGCGCGCGGTCCTCGCCGCGGGCCGAGCCGATGCCCATCAGCGCGGAGCCGGCGTTGCTCATGACCGCCTTGACGTCGGCGAAGTCGACGTTGATCAGGCCGGGGGTCGTGATCAGGTCCGTGATGCCCGAGACACCCTGCAGCAGCACCTGGTCGGCCTGCTTGAACGCGTCGAGCATCGACACGTTGCGGTCCGAGATCTGCAGCAGCCGGTCGTTCGGGATGACGATGAGGGTGTCGACCTCCTCGCGGAGACGCTCGATGCCCTCGTCGGCGGACTTCTTGCGGCGGGCGCCTTCGAAGGTGAACGGACGGGTCACCACACCGATGGTCAGCGCACCGAGCGAGCGGGCGATCCGGGCGACGACCGGCGCGCCACCGGTGCCGGTGCCACCGCCCTCGCCCGCGGTCACGAAGACCATGTCGGCGCCCTTGAGCACCTCCTCGATCTCCTCCGCGTGGTCCTCGGCGGCCTTGCCGCCCACGTCGGGGTTCGCGCCCGCGCCGAGGCCGCGGGTCAGCTCGCGGCCGATGTCGAGCTTCACGTCGGCGTCGCTCATCAGCAGCGCCTGCGCGTCGGTGTTGATCGCGATGAACTCGACGCCCTTGAGGCCGACCTCGATCATCCGGTTGACGGCGTTGACGCCGCCCCCGCCGATCCCGACGACCTTGATGATGGCCAGGTAGTTCTGTGCTGCTGCCACTGCGGCTCCACCTCTCCGGTGTTGCGATGAGTTGTATGTGTCCGTTCACCGACGTCGGCGGCCGGACCGCTTCCCCCTCATTTCGATTGGGTGGCCAGCCGGCGTGTCGCCACAACCCTTACCCTCAGCCTGAGGGTTATAGTTATGTCAACCTCGTCGTGGTCACGACAGTAGGGACGGCGCCGGGCGCGATGGCGCAGACACGCCGTGGGCCGACAGGTTTCGCCGTCAGCTGGTGGTCGGTGCGCCGGGGACGGAGACGTCGTACACCTGGGCCTTGCGGTTGAGCAGCTCGAGGAGCACCGCAGCCTTGTCCTCGGCCTGGTCCGAGCTCCCCCAGCGCACCAGGCGCCCGTCGCGAAGGTGCAGGTCGATCTCGTCGACGCTGCGGACCTCGACGAAGTCGACCAGTTCGGTGATCGCCGGGTCGAGGGCCACGACCACGGCTGCCCCTTCGGCGAGGGCGTCCCCGTCGGCTCCCGGGCCGATCTTGACCCGGGGCAGGCCGTCGGGGGCCTTGGCGAGCCGGCCGAAGGCGACGCCCGAGGCGTCGAGGTTGGTGAGCCGGTCGCCGCGGTCGAGGACGGCGACGGGGGTGCGCTCGACGATCTCTATCCGTACGTCGTGGGGCCAGGTGCGCGAGACGTCCACCGACTTGACGGTCGCCAGGGACTTCAGCCGTACCTCGATCGCGTGCACGTCGACGGTCGCCAGCGGCCCGCCGAGGGGGACGTCGGCGGTCGCGAGCACCTGCTTCTCGGACAGCTGGGCGTTGCCGACCACCTGCACGGCGTCGGCGCGCAGCCACGGCGAGAAGTAGATCGCGTAGATGCCGAAGCAGAGCCCGCCGACGAGCAGCACGGCGGCCAGGACGTAGCGCCAGGTCAGCCAGCGGCGGGCGCGCTGGCGCCGGGCGAAGGCGCGGCGCATCCGGTCCTGCGGGCTCGGCCCCGTGCCCCTACCCCTCGCCATCGCCCGCCTCCGCGAGTGCGGCGGCGACCTGCGGCGCCAGGGTGGTCACGTCACCGGCGCCGAGGGTGAGGACCAGGTCGCCGGGACGGGCCAGCCCGACCAGCGTGGGCACGACGCCAGCACGGTCGGGCACGAACCGGACCCGGTCGGCAGCGAGGGGCACCGCGCCCGCGACCAGCGCACCGGTCACCTCGGGGTCGGGGTCCTCGCGGGCGACGTAGACGTCCATCACGACGACCTCGTCGGCCGCGCCCAGCTCGCGGCCCATCTGCTCGCCGAAGATCCGGGTACGGGAGACGAGGTGGGGCTGGAAGCAGACGACGAGGCGGCCGTCGCCGACCAGCGAACGGGCGGCCTCGAGGTCGCCGCGGATCTCGCTGGGGTGGTGCGCGTAGGAGTCGTAGACCCGCACTCCCCCGGCCGAGCCGACCGGCTCCATGCGGCGCTTGGCGCCGCGGTGCCTCGCGAGCCCGCGGACCAGGGCGGCGGGTTCGAGGCCGAGCTCGAGGCCGACGGCGAGCGCGAGCAGGGCGTCCTGGGCGTAGTGGCGCCCGGGGACGGCGAGCTCGACGGTGCCGAGGTCCGCACCGTCGCTGCTCACCCGGAACCGGGTGCGGCCGCCCTCGATGACGAGGTCGTGACCGCGCAGCCGGGCGTCGGGGGTGAAGCCGACGGTGCGGGTGGCGAGGTCGGCACGGTCGGTGAGGGTCACCGACGCGCGGGAGGCGAACGCGGCGAAGGCGGCCTCGTAGGCATCCTCGGTGCCCCAGTGGTCGAGGTGGTCGGCGTCGACGTTGGTGATCACGCCGATGCGCGGGGTGTAGACGAGGAAGGCGCCGTCGGACTCGTCGGCCTCGACCACGGCGACCTCGCCGCCGCCGAGGGCGGCGTTGGTGCCGAGCGCCTCGACCTCGGCACCGATCGCGAAGGTGAGGTCGACGCCCGCCTCGCGCAGGGCCATCACGGTCATCGCCGTGGTCGTGGTCTTGCCGTGGGTGCCGGCGATCGCGACGACGTCCTTGCCGAGCAGCACGGACTGCAGGCCCGCCGAGCGCGGCCACAGCCGCAGGCCGCGCTCGCGGGCGGCGACGATCTCGGGGTTGTCCTCGCGGGCGGCGGTGGTCGCGACGACCGTGTCGACGCCGTCGAGGTGGGCCGCGTCGTGGCCGACGTGGACGGTGATGCCCTCGGCGCGCAGGGCCTGCACGACGGACGAGTCGTTGGCGTCGCTGCCGCTGACGACCACGCCGGCCTGGTGCATCAGCCGGGCGATGCCGGACAGCCCGGCGCCGCCGATGCCGACGAGGTGGACGTGACCTAGCCGGTCGACCGGCAGGATCTCGTCGGGGACGGGAATCTTCATCGGGCCGCGTCCTGGATGATCCGGGCCAGCCGCTCGTCCGCGTCGCGCGGGACGAGGTCGGCGGCCGCGGCGCCCATCCGGGCCAGCCGGTCGGCGTCGGTGGCCAGCGCGGGCACCGTGTCGGCGACGTAGTCGGCGGTGAAGGACGCGTCGTCCACCAGCACGGCTCCCCCGGCGTCGACGACCGGGCGCGCGTTGAGCGCCTGCTCGCCGTTGCCGATCGGCAGTGGCACGAAGATCGCGGGTACGCCGGTCGCTGCCGCCTCGACGACGCTCGAGGCGCCGGAGCGGCAGACCATGACGTCGGCGGCGGCGAGCGCGAGGTCCATCCGGTCGACGAACGGCAGCACGATGTACGGGACCCCGGTGGGGACCGGCTCGGTCCAGCCCGGGTCGCTCGCCCCGTTGGGGCCGATCACGTGGAGGACCTGGACGCCGGCCGAGCCGAGGGCGGCAGCGGCGCCGCTGACCGCCTGGTTGAGCCGGCGCGCGCCCTGCGAGCCGCCGGTGACGACGAGGGTCGGCCGGTCGGCGTCGAGCCCGAAGAAGGCGCGGGCCTCCGCGCGCAGGGCGGGCCGGTCGAGGGTGGAGATCATCCGGCGGATCGGCAGGCCGACGTACTCACCGCCCTTGAGCGGGGTGTCGGGGAAGCTGACCGCGACCCGGTCGGCGATCCGCGCGCCGACCTTGTTGGCGATGCCGGGCAGTGCGTTCTGCTCGTGGACGACGAGGGGCAGCCTGCGCCGGCGCGCGGCGACGTACGCCGGCATCGACACGTAGCCGCCGTAGCCGACGATCACGTCGGGACGCACGTCGTCGACCACCTCGAGCGCGGCCTTGACCGCGCCACGCAGCCGGGCCGGCACCAGGGCCAGGTCCTTGCCTGGCCTGCGCGGGAGCGGGACGGGCGGGACCAGGCGCAGCGGGTAGCCGGCCGCGGGCACGACCTTGTTCTCCAGGCCCCGGGGGGTGCCGAGACAGGTGATCTCGGCGTCCGGGTCGAGTCGGCGCAGGGCGTCGGCGGTCGCGAGCAGCGGAGAGGTGTGCCCCGCCGTGCCCCCGCCGGCCAGAAGAATCCTCACGCGGCAGAACCTATCGCGCGAGCCGTCACGCACTCAGACCGGCCGAACGGGCCCGGCGGCGCTGGGCGAGCGCCCGCGCGGCCGCCGGCTCGCGGCGGGCGAACCCGATCACCAGGCCGAGCGCGCTCAATGTCGGCAGCAGGCTCGAGCCGCCGTAGGACACGAGGGGCAGCGGGATGCCGATGACCGGCAGTAGCGCGAGCACCATGCCGACGTTGATGATCATCTGGCACAGCAGCCAGACCACGATGCCGAAGGTGCAGTAGCGCACGAAGGGCTGCTTGGTCTCGCGTGCGACCCGGACCCCGGCGTAGGCGAGGACCAGGAACAGGCCGATGACGAGCAGGGTGCCGACCAGGCCGAGCTCCTCGCCGAGCACGGCGAAGATGAAGTCGGTGTGGGCCTCCGGCAGCTGGCCCCACTTCTGCTGGCTGGCGCCGATGCCCTCGCCGAGGACGCCGCCGCTGGCCATGGCGTAGAGGCCGTGGGCCGGTTGCCAGCCGGTGCCGTGGTAGTCCTTGAACGGGTCGGCGAAGTTCGCGATCCGCGCCAGGCGGGTGGGCGAGGTGGCGGCCAGGCCGAGGGCGGCGACGGTGACGACGGCGAAGACCATGCCGAACAGCCGGCCCGGTGCCCCGACCACCCACAGCATCGCCACGAGGAGCGCGAAGAAGATGAGGGCCGTGCCGAGGTCCCGGCCGAGCACGACCAGGCCGGTCGCCAACGCCATGCCGGGCACGACCGGCACGAGCATCTGGTGCAGGTTGCCGAGGCGGCGCTCCTTGTTGGCGTAGATGTTGCTGGCCCAGATGATCAGCGAGAGCTTGGCGATCTCGGAGGGCTGGATCTGCAGCGGCCCCAGCACCAGCCAGTTCGTGTTGCCGTTGACCTCCTTGCCGGCGAACGCGGTCACGAACAGCAGCGCGAGCGACACGGCGAAGGCGGGATAGGACAGCCGGCGCACCCAGCGCTCGGAGACCCGTGAGGCGA
The genomic region above belongs to Nocardioides sp. QY071 and contains:
- the ftsW gene encoding putative lipid II flippase FtsW; translated protein: MRLDGPVHRLRRAGRRLRRGGAGTRQRLRARGSDITTANPESTRPRIRLGPLLRARTRRPGWLSALKEALDRPLTTYYLLLGATALLLVIGLIMVLSASSVRAYRETGDSYTIVRRQVMWVLIGVPCAFVASRVSERWVRRLSYPAFAVSLALLFVTAFAGKEVNGNTNWLVLGPLQIQPSEIAKLSLIIWASNIYANKERRLGNLHQMLVPVVPGMALATGLVVLGRDLGTALIFFALLVAMLWVVGAPGRLFGMVFAVVTVAALGLAATSPTRLARIANFADPFKDYHGTGWQPAHGLYAMASGGVLGEGIGASQQKWGQLPEAHTDFIFAVLGEELGLVGTLLVIGLFLVLAYAGVRVARETKQPFVRYCTFGIVVWLLCQMIINVGMVLALLPVIGIPLPLVSYGGSSLLPTLSALGLVIGFARREPAAARALAQRRRARSAGLSA